The Deltaproteobacteria bacterium sequence AATAAAATGTTGAAAATCTACCATGGCCAAGTTCTTGCCGAAAAAACAGATAAAGCCCCGGGAACCGTTTATTTTTTGAATGAAAAAGGAATTCATGTCTCCTGCGGCGAAGGCGCGATTGTTTTAACGGAGGTGCAACTCGAAGGAAAAAGGTGTCTGCCGGCAAGTGAATTTGTGAGAGGGTATCGGCTGGAGGTGGGGAAGAGACTGGGCATGTAATTAATGACAAATGTCAAAGTTCAAATGACAAATGAAACTGAAAAAAAACAATTTCAAATTTGGCATTGGATTTTTGACATTCCTTTGACATTTAAACTTTGAAATTTGACATTGTCTAAAATGAAAATTATCGCACCCTCAATCTTATCCGCCGACTTCTCAAAACTGGGCGACGAAGTGCGCGCCGTGGAAGCCGCGGGGGCCGACTGGATCCATGTGGATGTCATGGACGGGCATTTCGTCCCGAACATCACGGTCGGGCCTTTGATTGTCGCATCGGTGAAAAAAATCACAAAACTCCCGATCGATGTCCATTTGATGATCGAAAATTCGTCGTGTTATATTGAAGATTTTATCAAGGCGGGGGCGAGTTATGTATCGGTGCATGTGGAAGAGGGATATCACCTCGACGGAACATTAAACCGGATCCGCGCCCTGGGGGCCAAACCGACGGCGGCGCTCAACCCCGCAACCCCCATATCGGCCGTTGAACCGGTTCTGGATATTGTCGACATGGTTCTTTTGATGTCGGTCAACCCCGGATTTAGCGGGCAGAGCTTCATTCCTTACACCAAAAAGAAGCTGATGGAATTGCGCCGTCTCATCGATGCCGCAGGCAAAAAGACGTTGATCGAAATTGACGGCGGGGTGAAGACCGACAATATCGGCGAATTGAGCAGACTTGGGGCGGATGTGTTTGTGGCCGGGTCGGCGGTTTTTGGAAGCAAGGATTATAAAAAGACGATCGCCGAGATGAAGAGGGCCGTGTGACCAACTTTTTCCGCCAGGAAGTCCTCGATCTTCCCGCCTATCACCTCGAGGCCCACGAAGGGATCAAACTCAACCAGAACGAGTCCCCCTGGGATATTCCGGTGGAGCTCAAGGCGCAGGTGGTTGAAAATCTCCTCCGTCTCCCCTGGAACCGGTATCCTCTCGACGACCAACTGCTCCTCAAAAAAAAGATGGCGAAGCTGTTGGAGGTCTGGCCCGACAACCTTGTTTTCGCCAACGGCTCCAACGTTCTCATTCAGGCGCTGACCTTTGCCACATCGGTGCAACAGGAGGTGATGATCCTGGATCCGACCTTCGGCGTGTTTGAGATCGAGGCGAGGCTTTTTGCCAACCAGGTCACCCGAATTCCCCTCAATGACGATTTTTCCATTCCAAAGGACAAGATTCTCAAGGCCATCAAGCGGAGGCCGAGCCTTATTTTTATTCCCAACCCCAACGCCCCCACCGGCAATCTTTTCGATCCCGATGTCCTCCGTAAAATTATCGAAACGGCCGACTGCCTTGTGGTGATTGACGAGGCCTATTACCCTTTTTCGGGCTTTACCGTCCTCGACTGGGTCAAGGAATACGACAATCTGGTGGTGCTCCGGACCTTTTCCAAGGCCTTTGCGCTGGGGGGTTTGAGGCTCGGCTGGATGATCGCCGATCCGGAGGCGGCGCGCCAGGTGCAGAAGTGCCTCCTCCCTTTTTGCATCAGCAGACTGGTGATGTCCGCGATGCTTGCCGTGATTGAACAGCCGGGATACGTGAAGAGATATGTCAAGCAGATCTCCGACGAGCGCGACCGGGTTTATAAGGCCTTGGCCAAAATGTCCGAGCTGACCGTTTATCCCTCCCGGGCGAATTTTATTCTGTTCGAGGTCGATGAACCGTCACAGATTTTCAAGAAACTGCTCGAGGAAAAA is a genomic window containing:
- a CDS encoding aminotransferase class I/II-fold pyridoxal phosphate-dependent enzyme — translated: MTNFFRQEVLDLPAYHLEAHEGIKLNQNESPWDIPVELKAQVVENLLRLPWNRYPLDDQLLLKKKMAKLLEVWPDNLVFANGSNVLIQALTFATSVQQEVMILDPTFGVFEIEARLFANQVTRIPLNDDFSIPKDKILKAIKRRPSLIFIPNPNAPTGNLFDPDVLRKIIETADCLVVIDEAYYPFSGFTVLDWVKEYDNLVVLRTFSKAFALGGLRLGWMIADPEAARQVQKCLLPFCISRLVMSAMLAVIEQPGYVKRYVKQISDERDRVYKALAKMSELTVYPSRANFILFEVDEPSQIFKKLLEEK
- the rpe gene encoding ribulose-phosphate 3-epimerase: MKIIAPSILSADFSKLGDEVRAVEAAGADWIHVDVMDGHFVPNITVGPLIVASVKKITKLPIDVHLMIENSSCYIEDFIKAGASYVSVHVEEGYHLDGTLNRIRALGAKPTAALNPATPISAVEPVLDIVDMVLLMSVNPGFSGQSFIPYTKKKLMELRRLIDAAGKKTLIEIDGGVKTDNIGELSRLGADVFVAGSAVFGSKDYKKTIAEMKRAV